The following DNA comes from Occultella kanbiaonis.
GGGCGGCGGCTCGACCACGACGACGTCCGGCCGTCGGGTCAGCAGCAGCCGCACCGCCAACGGCACATCGAAGCTCAGGTACTGGAGGTAGCCGCGCACGTACCCGTCACCGTCCCGCAGCACGGGGCGGCGGGAGATCCGGATCGAGGGGTGCGTCGTCGGCGGCGCCCCGGTCGGCTCGGAGACCGTCAGGACGTCCACCCGGGCGCCGGCCGCGTGCAGGGCGTTCGCGAGCGCCGCGAGCCGGAACGAGGCGGCTGCCGCCTCGGGACTGAAGATCCGGGACACCATCGTGACCCGCCTCGGTCGCGGCGTGGGTGATCCGGGCGCGCGGTCGTCCTCCACCGGCTCAGCCGAGGGTCACGGTCCGGCCGGTGCGGGCCGATTCGAGGGCGGCCTCCGCGACCGCGACGGTCGCCAGTCCCTGCCTCATGGTGACGATGTCCGCCGGCTTGCCGAGGATCGCGTCGCGGAACGCCTCGTGCTCGGTCCGCAGAGGCTCCGGCTTGTCGATCGCGTACCGGATCACGTCACCCTCGGACACCCCACGGAACTGGGCCACATCGGCCCAGCGCGTCGGGATGTTCCCGTTCGCGTGGAAGGTGAGGTCGGCCAGCAGCGTGTCGGCCACGAACGTCCCCTTGTCCCCGGTGACGACGGTCAGCCGTTCCTTCATCGGCGAGAGCCAGTTCACCAGGTGGTTCGTCACGGTCCCGTCCGCCAGCAGCCCTGTGATCGCGACCAGGTCCTCGTGCTCGCGGCCGCTCTTGAACGCCGTCCGCGCCGCCACCGACGTGTACGCCTGCTGCGCCACCCAGGCCGTCAGGTCGATGTCGTGGGTGCCGAGGTCCTTGACCACGCCGACGTCGGCGATCCGGGCCGGGAACGGCCCCTGCCGTCGGGTCGCGATCTGATAGACGTCGCCCAGCTCGCCCGCCTCGAGGCGCGCACGCAGCGACTGCAGCGCCGGGTTGTACCGCTCGATGTGCCCGACCGCACCCACCAGGCCCGCACCCTCGAACGCGTCTGCCAGCGCCCGGGCACCCTCGGTGTCCTTGGCGAGCGGCTTCTCGATCAGCGCGTGCACGCCGGCCCCGGCCAGCGCCAGGCCGGCCTCGGTGTGGAACTGCGTGGGCACCGCCACCATCGCGTAGTCGATGCCGGCGTCGATCAGCGCTTGGACGTCAGGCAGGACCGGCAGTGCACCGGCGACATTGTGCGGGTCGCCGCCCGGATCGGCGACGGCCACCAGGTCGACGCCGTCGAGGGAACGCAGCACCCGGGCGTGGTGCCGGCCCATCATGCCGAGGCCGATGAGGCCAGCGCGCAGGTTCGCCATCACGCGCCCGCCTTCGCGACGGTGTTCACAGCGGTGACGATCCGGTCCAGGTCCTGCCGGGAGAGCGAGGGGTGCACCGGGAGCGAGATGACCTCGCGCGCCGCCCTCTCCGTCTCCGGCAGGTCGAGGCCGGGGGCGTAGCCCCGGAGGGACTCGAGGCGGTGGTTCGGGATCGGGTAGTAGACGCCGCAGCCGACGGCGTGCTCCTCGCGCAGCGCGGTGGCGAACGCGTCCCGGTCACCGGGCACCCGGATCGTGTACTGGTGGTAGACGTGCGTGGCACCCTCGGCCACGGCCGGGGTCAGCACGCCCTCGAGGTTCTCGTCCAGGAACGCGGCATTGGCCTGGCGCGCCCTCGTCCAGCCGCCGACCTTCGTCAGCTGCACCCGTCCGATGGCGGCGTGGATGTCCGTCATCCGGGCGTTGAACCCGATGACCTCGTTCGCGTACTGCTTCTGCATGCCCTGGTTGCGCAGCAGCCGGACGTTGCGGGCGATCTCGTCCGTGGCGCACGAGACCATGCCGCCCTCGCCGGAGGTCATGTTCTTCGTCGGGTACAGGGAGAACATCCCGAAGTCGCCGAACGAGCCGACCGGGGCTCCGTTCAGGGTGGCGCCGTGGGCCTGCGCGGCGTCCTCGAAGAGGCGCAGGCCGCGGGAGTCGGCGATCGCGCGCAGCTCGGTCATCGCGGCCGGGTGGCCGTACAGGTGGACCGGCATGATGCCCTTGGTCCGCTCGGTGATCGCGGCCCGGACGCCGGCCGGGTCGAGATTGAAGTACGTGCCCTCGATGTCGGCGAACACGGGGGTGGCCCCGGTGAGCGCCACCGAGTTCCCGGTTGCGGCGAAGGTGAACGAGGGCACGATGACCTCGTCGCCCGGCCCGACCCCGGCGGCCAGCAGACCCAGGTGCAGGCCGGACGTGCCGGAGTTGACGGCCACGCAGGTGCGACCGGCGACGAGCTCGGCCGCGAACTCCGCCTCGAAGGCGGCCACCTCGGGGCCCTGCGCGATCATGCCGCTGCGCAGCACACGGTCCACCGCGGCCCGTTCCTCGTCGCCGATGATCGGTCGTGCGGCAGGGATCAGGTCTTCGGTCACGGGGTCTCCTCAGCATCGTGGTCACGTTCGAGGGCCAGCCCACCGTCGGTCTCGACATAGGTCTCACCCGAACTCGGGCAGCGCCAGTGGCCGCCACCCTCGTCCTCCAGCGGCACCCCGGCACGGCCGACCCATCTCAGCCACCGGGCCGGGACGCCGGCCACCAGGGCGAAGTCCGGCACGTCCCTGGTCACGACGGCGCCCGCGGCCACGGTGGCCCATCGGCCAACCGTCACCGGGGCGATGCACACCGCGCGCGCACCCACCGAGCTCCCCTGCCGCAGCGTGACTCCGACGGCCTCCCAGTCCGCACCGGTCTTCAGGGACCCGTCGGGGTTCACGGCGCGCGGGAACTCGTCATTGGTGAGCACCGCGGCCGGGCCGACGAAGACGCCGTCCTCGAGCACGGCCGGCTCGTAGACGAGCGCGTAGTTCTGGAGCTTGCAGTTGTTGCCGAGGCTCACCCCCGGGCCGACGTACGCGCCGCGCCCGACGACGCAGCCGGTGCCCAGCACGGCGCCCTCGCGAACCTGCGCGAGGTGCCACACGGACGTGCCCTCCCCCAGGAACGCACGCGGGTCGACGTCGGCGGTGTCGCTGATGCGCACTCCCATGCCCGGCTCCTCGCGCTCTCGTCGTCGCCGCGGCCCTGCGCCGCTGGAGGCAGGTTATCGCCCCGTCACCACGGTTGGATCCTCCTCACGCCGTGGCACGCTGCCCCAGCCGGCACTGCCACAATGTGCGCATGACCACGAACGACGACGCCTGGCTCGTGGTGCCGTTGTACAACGAGGCCACCGTGATCGGCGACGTGATCAGGGCGGCCCTGCCCACGTTCGCCAACATCGTCTGTGTGGACGACGGCTCCACGGACTCCTCCGCGGCCGCGGCCCGCGCGGCCGGCGCGCTCGTGGTCCATCACGCCACGAACCTCGGCCAGGGTGCCGCCCTGCAGACCGGCATCGCCTACGTGGTCACGCAGACCGACGCCTCCTATCTGGTCACCTTCGACGCGGATGGCCAGCACCAGGTCTCCGACGCCGAGGCGATGGTGGCGATGGCCCGCGAGGAGGACCTCGCGATCGTGTTCGGCTCCCGGTTCCTCGACGATCGCACGAAGGCCGGCCTCCTGAAGAAGGTCATCCTCAAGACGGCCGTGTGGGTGACGAACCAGAGCACCGGGCTGCGCCTGACCGACGCCCACAACGGCCTGCGGGTGATCCGCCGGGACGCGGCCGCGCGGGTGAACCTCGTCCAGAACCGGATGGCGCACGCCAGCGAGATCGTGCTGCAACTGGGCCGGACGAGGCTGCCCTGGCGCGAGTACCCCGTGCACGTGCTGTACACGGAATACTCCAAGGGCAAGGGCCAGTCGGTGCTGAACTCGGTCAACATCCTCGTCGACCTGGTCTTCAAGTGAGGAGGTGGGCGCCATGGAGAAGATCTGGATCCAGCTGATCCTGCTCGTCGGCATCGCCGCGGTCGCGGTGACCCTCACCCGATCCACGGCGGACGCCCGGCATCAGGCGGTCCGGCGGGTGCTGCTCGTCGGCTTCGTGCTGGCCACTGCCGCGGCGATCATCTACCCGTCGTTCCTGAGCCAGCTGGCCCGGCTGGTCGGGGTCGGCCGGGGCACCGACCTCGTGCTCTACGCCCTCGTCATCGCGTTCCTGTCCTATGTGGCCACGATGTACCGGCGGATGAAGCTGATGGACCGGCAGATCACGGCGCTGACCCGCGAGATCGCCCTCGCCGAGGTCCGCCTCGAACAGGCCGGCTACCCGACCAACCGGCCGCCCGCCAAGGAAGCAGGGTCGGCGCCCGCCGAGACCGACCCCTCCGAGCGGCGGCCCTGAGCGCGTGCCCACCACCAACGCACTCCTCGCGCTGGCAGTGTTCGGATTCGGGATCCTGCTGCTGTACGCGCCCGGCGTCCTCACCCTGCGCCTGGTCGGGCTGCGTGGCCTTGCCCTGGCCGCCCTCGCGCCCCCGGTCACGATCGCGGCCCTGTCCCTGACGGCGATCCTGACCCGGTTCGCCGGCAAGGAGTGGGGCTTGGTCCCGGCCGCGATCGGCCTCGCCGCCACCTTCGGCGCAGCCCTGGTGCTGCGTGCGCTCGGCGTCGTGCTCACCCCCGAGCCGGTGCCCGCCGCTCGGCGGTTCCAGACCATCCTGGTCGTCTGCCTGGCGGCCGGCCTGGTCCTCGCGGTGGTGCCGGTGGCCGTCGGCGCGGGCGGGGTGGACTCGCTGCTGCAGCGGTGGGACGCCGTCTATCACCTGAGCGCGCTGCGGCTCATCGACGAGTCCGGGTCGGCGTCGTCGCTGACCGTCGGCGCCCTCTCCTACGGGACCGGCCAGGCGCATCTCTACCCCGCCGGGTGGCACGCCTTCGCCTCCCTGCTGCCGCTGTCCAGCCCGACGGCGGTGCTGAACCTGGCGGGGACTCTCACCGCTGGTCCGGCGTGGGTGTTGGGCTGCGCGGCGCTGGCGCGCCGCGTGTGGCCGCAACTGCCGCCGGCGCCGGCGTTGGCGGGGCTCGCCGCCGGGCTGATCACGGCCACCCCGATGAGCCTGTGGGTCGGGTGGGGGCACCTGCCGAACGCGGCCGCGCTGGCCATGACCCCGGGTGTGCTCGCGTTCGGGATCGGGGTACTGGAGCGCGCCGGAGCTTCGGCCACGGCGCGTCTCGGCGCCGGCGACGGTCCGGCCGGTCCGCCAAGTGCCGCCGGCGGCTGGCAGCAGCACGCGGCCGGCGTGGTGGTCCTCGCGGCCTGCGCCGTCGGCCTGGGGCTGACCCACCCGAACGCCTTCCTCGCACTCGCGGTCCTGGCGCTGCCGGTGGCCGTGGTCGTCGTGGCGCGGATCTCCCGGTTGGCCTGGGCCGCCGGCCGGCGCCCGTTCGCCGTCGGGCTGCCCGTGGTGGTGGCGGTGCTCGTCGTGGGTGGCGCGGTCGCGTTCGTGAACTCGCCGCTGGCCGGTGCGGTGACAGGCTACGTGGGTGACGAGCCCGACGGCGCGGGCGCCGCCGTCGGGGCCGTCCTGGTGGGCTGGTACGAGCTGTGGCCGCACGTGGTGACCGCGGCGGTGGTGATCGCGGCACCCTACGGCGCGGTGCTCGCGTGGCGTCGCGGCGCCCCGTGGGCGGCGGGCTCGCTCGCCGTGGTGTGGCTGCTGTACGTCGACGCGGCCATGGGCGGACCGACCGGGATCTCCTCACTCTGGTACACCAGCCCGGCGCGCCTGAGCGTGGTCACGGCGATGGTGACCGTGGTGCTGGCCGTCGGCGCCCTCGTGCGTGCGGGCGCGGCGGCTGCCCGCCGATGGCCGGCCGGACGCGGCCGGGCCGTCGCGGCCGCTGCCCTCGTCGTGCTGCTCGCCGTGGCCATGGTCGCCTCGTCCGTCTACAAGGCCGAGCGCACCGCGAAGCTGTACGACCCGGCCGCCACCGGCGCGCCCCGGTTCGTGACCGCCGCCGAGCTCCAGATGCTCGCCGACCTGGACCTGGAGCCGGGTGGGGCCGTGCTCGGCAGCCCGTTCTCCGGTGCCCCGCTGCTGTACGGGCTGCGCGGGGTGCCGGTGGTGTTCCCGATCGCCGGGCAGGTGTGGTCCCCGGCCCAGCAGACGCTCATGGACGGCCTCGACGACCTCTCCGACCCGGAGGTCTGCGCGGCGATGCAGGAGCTCGGCGTGCGGTACCTGTACCAGGACTCCCGCCCCTATCAGGCGTCGGGCGACTACCGGGCGCTGGACGACCTCGAGGTGCCCGGCGCGGAGGTGGTCGCGGAGGCGGACACCGCCCGGATCCTGCGACTGCCGGACTGCAACGACATGTGACCCAGGTCTCCGGCCTGCACAAAACCTCCCCCGGAACGGCGCGGCCGGTCCGCCGGTCCGGCGCCGGGAATCCGTACGATCGTTGATCGATGCCAACCACCGAGAACTCCCCGCGCCCTGCTCACGGCCGACGCCGCGCGCCGCGCCACAGCCGCCGCCTGCAGCGGACCCACGTCCTTCGTGGTGTGCTGCTCACGCTCATCGGCGTGGTCGCGTTCACCGGCACCGGAGCGGCCCTGGCCTACAACTCGCTGCAGCGCAACATCGACCAGCACGACCTCGACGAGATCCTCGGCGAGGACCGCGAGAGCCCGACGGCGGCGGAGCCGGGTGACCCGGCCGAGGGCCAGGCGTACAATCTGCTGGTGCTCGGCTCGGACACCCGCACGGGCGACAACGCCGACTACGGAGAGGCGGAGGGGCAGCGCTCCGACACCACGCTCGTGGTACACATCTCCGCGGACCGGTCCCGGGTGGACGTGGTCTCCATCCCGCGTGACATGATCGTGGATGTCCCGAGCTGCCCGCTCCCGGACGGCTCCGAGTCCGCTGCCGCCGACGACGCCCGCTTCAACTCCGCGTTCGCCTACGGCGGTCAGACCGGTGACACCGCGTACGCCGCCGCGTGCGCGATCCTGACCGTGGAGGAGATGACCGGCCTGTTCATCGACGACTTCGTCGTGGTGGACATGGAGGGCTTCAAGGACATGGTGGACGCCATCGGTGGCGTCGACATGTGCTTCGAGGAGGACATCGTCTCCCCGGAGGCCGGCCTGGACCTGACCGCCGGGTGCCACACCCTCGACGGCGAGACGGCGCTCGCCGTGGCCCGGGCTCGCAAGGGCGTCGACGACGGCAGCGACATCAGCCGGATCGGCCGCCAGCAGGAACTCCTGACAGCCATGGTCGAGCAGGTGATGGCGAAGAACCTGCTCACCGACTCCAGCGGCCTGTTCCAGTTCCTGCAGGCCGCCACCGCGTCGCTGAGCACCAGTGACGGCATCGGCAACATCACCTCGATGGCCGGCCTCGCGTACTCGCTGAACGGCGTCGGCATCGACAACTTCACGTTCGCCACCGTGCCGTTCGACTGGTCCGGGAACGTGGTGCTGCAGAACGCCGACTCCGAGGCGCTCTGGGAGTCGGTGGTGGCCGACCAGCCGCTGGTGCTGCCGCCCGACCCCGAGGCGACCGACGGCACCGAGACCGACGGCACCGAGACCGACGGCACCGAGACCGACGGTGCCACCGGGAACGGGGTCGACGACGGCGAGCCCGACCCCGGTCAGGGCTGACCGTACGTCCATCCCGGAGCACCGGATCGGGACCCGCGAGTTCCGGCACGCCCACCGCGCCCTCCCGATGAGACGATGGAAGCGATGAATCGGCAGACCAGCAGGCCTCGCGCCCGGCACGCCGCGCCACCGGATCGGCGCCGCACCGACCTCGGCCCTGCCCGGAGCCCGGCCGGCGCCCGGACCGCGGCCCGTGCCGGCGGGACCGAGCACCACGACCTCGCCGGGGTGCGCCATGCCCGCAGGCGCCGGCGGCCGCGCCGGCACATCGCGCCCCTGGCCGGCCTCGCAGTGGCGCTGTTCGCCGTCAGCGGCGCGGGCCTGGCGTATCAGGACCTGGACCGCAACATCGGTGGGACGGACATCGAGCCGCTGCTGGGCACCGACCGACCGGAACCGGCACCCCCGGTCGACGGCTCGGCCGGCACCGCCGTCAATCTGCTCCTGATCGGCTCGGACGACCGGTCCGGGGAGAACACGGCGATCGGTGGCCCGAACGTCGAGTCCGGGATCCGTTCGGACACCGTGATCGTCGCGCACATCTCCGCGGACCGGTCCCGGGTGGAGCTGATCTCGATCCCTCGGGACTCCTGGGTGGACATCCCCTCCTGTGACCTTCCCGATGGTTCGACGACCGCGCCGACCACCGGGAAGTTCAACAAGGCCTTCCACCAGGGTGGGCAGACCGGCGACGTCGGCTACGCCGCCGCCTGCACGATCCGGACCATCGAGTCCCTCACCGACGTCCGCATCGACGGCTTCATCGCCGTGGACTTCGGCGGGTTCGTGGACATGGTCGACGCCATCGGCGGCGTCCCGATGTGCATCCCCGAGGACATGGACGACCCGTACGCCCAGCTCGAGCTCAGCGCCGGCGAGCAGGTGCTCAACGGGACGCAGGCGCTCGGGTACGCCCGCGCACGCAAGACGATCGGCGACGGCAGCGACATCGGGCGGATCGCCCGGCAACAGGCCCTGCTTGGTGCCACGGTCCGCCAGGTCCTGAACCAGAACGTGCTGACCGACGCACCGCGGTTGTACGGGTTCCTCGACGCGGCGACGGCGTCCCTGACCACCAGCTCGAACTACGCGTCCATCTCCGCCATGTCCGGACTCGCGTACTCGCTGCGTGACCTGGGCAGCGAGGACATCGCGTTCGTGACCGTGCCGAACGTGGACCGCGGTGACGGGGCGAACGTGCTCTGGACCGACGCGGCCGACGAGATGTGGGCAGCGATCGCCGCCGACCAACCGCTGACCGTCACGGGAGCCGACGACGACACCGCCGACGCCGGTGGCGCCCCCGAGCCGGCCGACCCGCCCGCCAACGGCGCGGCGACGGATCCGACCGAACCTGCGACCGACGCCGCGTCCTCCCCGGCGGCGGCCGACCCCGGCCCTACCCTCGATGGAACCACCGCCGACGACGGGAGTACCCAGTGCGGGTGAGCCGAGACGAGCCGTTCGACAACGAACGCGAGCCCGAGCCGGCCTCCGTCGACCCGTTCGCCGACGCGCCGAGGCGCCCCGCCCCGGGCCGCAAGCCGGCCCGCGGGTCGAGCCGGGCCCGTACCGGCGGTTCGGCGCAGGCCGTGCCTGCGACCGGCGGACCGGAGCGCACGAGCGCACGGTCCACAGCTACGTCGGCCCCCGAGCGCACCGTCCGCCGCACGCCGTCGGGCGCCGCGAGGCCGGCCGCCGTGCGGCCGGCCGTCAAAGCCCCCGCCGAGGAGGCCGGCGCGCCGCCGAGCTTCGCGCCCGGCTCCGGCGAGCGCACGGACCGGGCCCGCGGCACCGGGCCTCGCCCGGCCGCGAACGCGACCCGCGTGATGCCGGCGCAGGGCGAGCAGGCCACGCCCCCGGCGCGTCGTCCGCAGCGCCCGGCCGGCGACCAACCCCGTCGCCCGCCGGGCAGCACCCGTCCTCCGGACGGACCGACGGCCCGGACGGAGCCCAGGGCCCGCAGGCCGAGACGGCGTGGCCGCCGCATCGCGGCCCTGCTCGCGGTCCTGCTCATCCTCGTGCTGGCCTGGCCCGTCGGCCTGCTGGTCTGGGCGAACGGGAAGATCCAGCACACCGACGCCCTCGGTTCCAGCACCCTGACCACCGCCGGCACCACCTACCTCCTGGCCGGCTCGGACTCCCGCGCCGACGGTCAGGTCGCGGACGCGACCGAAGGTCAGCGCGCCGACACGATGATCCTGATCACGGTGCCGCCGAGCGGCGCGACCTCGATGATCTCGCTCCCGCGGGACACCTACGTCGAGATCCCCGGCTACGGCGCGAACAAGCTCAATGCGGCATTCTCCTTCGGCGGCCCGGAACTGCTGGTCGCCACCGTGGAGGGCCTGACCGGCATCGAGGTCGACCACTACGTGGAGATCGGGATGGGCGGGGTCGCGAACATCGTGGACGCCGTCGGCGGCGTCGAGCTGTGCCTCGACTACGACGTGAGCGACGCGGACAGCGGCCTGGAGTGGACCGCCGGCTGCCACGTCGTCGACGGCGCGACCGCGCTCGCGTTCGCCCGGATGCGCAAGGCGGACCCGCTCGGCGACATCGGCCGGACCCAGCGCCAACAGCAGGTGATCCAGGCCGTGACCTCCGCCGTCGCACAGCCCTCGCTGGTGTTCCAGCCCGGCGAACAGGTGCGCCTGGCCGACGAGGGCCTCGCCGCCCTAGTCGTGGACGAGGACACCGGCATCATCGACATGGCCCGGATGGCGCTCGCGTTCCGGGCGGCGACCGGCCCCGACGGCGTCCGCGGCGCGCCGCCGATCTCCGACCTCGCATACCGGCCGGGCGGGATCGGCGAGGCCGTCCTGCTCGACCCGGACCGGGTGGACGCGTTCTTCACCGCGGTCGCCGACGGCACGGTCACCACGGCGGACCTGAACCAATAGCGAGCCGGACCGGCGCGCCGGGACGCACGCACTGTGGTTCGCTGGTCGCCATGACGCACGTGAACGATCCCGCCGTCGTGCGGCGGTTGCTGACCACTCCCGGCCGCTGGGCGGTCGTCGGACTGTCCTCCAACACCACGCGCGCCGCATACGGCGTCGCCCGCTATCTCCAGCAGAACCTCGGGCAGCAGATCGTGCCCGTGCACCCGAAGGCGGAGACCGTTCACGGCGAGCGCGGCTACGCCACGCTCGCGGAGGTACCGGGCGACCTCGACGTCGTCGACGTGTTCGTGAATGCCACGCTCGCCGGTGAGGTGGTGGACCAGGCCATCGCCCGCGGGGCCAAGGCGGTCTGGCTGCAGCTGGACGTCATCGACCAGGCCGCGGCGCATCGTGCCGCCGAGGTCGGGCTGGACGTCGTGATGGACACCTGCCCGGCGATCGAGGGTCCGCTGCTCGGGTTGGGCTGACGGCCTGATCTGCCAGCACTGCACGAGGTCTCGACCAGACCCTGGTGGTCCGGGACTCCAGCGCACCACCACCGGCCTGACCGGATCCTCCGCGGCGGGCCGGGTGTGCGTCCCGCAGCAGGCACCTCGCTATCGTGGAGCCATGTCCCACACCACACCCCGGTCCCGGATCGCCGCCCTGCTGCTCGCACTGCTCGCGGCGGTCGGAACCGGCGTGCTCAGCGGCTGCGACGCGATCTCGGGTGCCGCCGGGGACGCCGTCGAGCGTGCCATCGAGGAGGCCGTTGACGGCCTCGACCTCAGCGACGGCCTTCCCGAGGGCTTCCCCGCGGAGGTCGCCGTGGTCGAGGGCCCGACCCGCGGCGCCGCCAGCACCGACGCCGACGGCGTGACCACCTGGGTGGCCCTGGTGACGGCGGCCGAGTCCGGCACGATCGCGCGCAGCACGCTGGAGGACGCGGGCTTCGAGGTCGACAACGTGGTCACCCACGACGCCGGGCTCATCGCCCAGCTCAGCTCGGACGCCTACGACGTGAAGCTGATCGCCTCGGACACCCGGGTCGTCTACGTGGTGACGCCGGTCGCCTGATCGCGTCAGCCTCGCGCGAGTTCGAGCAGGACCAAGCCCTCGATGACGGGCCCCGCGACCGCGAGGTACATCAGCCCCAGGAACAGCGTGTACAGCACGACGAACGCCGCGCTGCTGCGCAGCCGGCCGGGCTCGCGCAGGTGCGTGGCCACCTTGCGCACCAGTGACGGCGGGTGCCGCACGTCCCAGCTGTTGAGCCGCACGTACCGCCCGAGGTACATCCCGAACGAGACCGCGAGCAGGATCGCCACCACGATCAGCCTTGGCGCGGCGGCCTGCAGTGGCGCCGCCACGTCCCCGTAGACGAGCAGCACGAACAGCAGCTGGGCCAGGAACACGTTGAGCACCGTGTTCAGCACCCCGGACATGGCGAGCGTGATCACCTGCACCACGTCGAACCACATCGGCACGCTCTCCTGCTCGCGTCGGTGGGACATGTTCAGCTCGGTGATGAGGTAGCCGGCGTTCGGCAGCAGGAGCAGCCAGACCACTCCGAGGATCACACCGACGGTCAGCGCGAGCCAGACCTGCGCCAGCGCCAGGACCGGCACCACGAACACGAGCACGCCCATCAGCAGCACCGGTGCGACCGAGAGCATCACGTTCCACAGCATCGGCGTGTAGAGCCGCGCCCGGAACATCGGGCCGCGCAGGAGGATCAGGGCGAGCGCGAACGCGTTCATGCCCGCGACCCCGATGAGCAGGCTGGTCAGCACGGGCGCCCTGTTCCTCTGACCGGGCCGGCCGGCTCAGGCCCCGAATCCGGTGCGCTGCGTGCGCGAGGCGCGCAGCCGCGCACCCTTGTCCAGGGCGGCCTGACGCAACCCCTCCTGGAAGGTGACCATCTTCTCGCGGAGCGCGGCGGCGCCGTCGTCGGCGCCCGCGGCGAGGATCCGGACGGCGAGCAGCCCGGCGTTGCGGGCCCCGCCGACGGACACGGTCGCCACCGGCACGCCGGCCGGCATCTGCACGATGGACAGCAGCGAGTCCATCCCGTCCAGGTGCTTGAGCGGCACCGGCACCCCGATCACGGGCAACGGCGTGACGGAGGCGAGCATGCCCGGCAGGTGGGCCGCTCCCCCGGCGCCGGCGATGATCACGCCGACCCCGCGCCCGGCGGCCTCCTGGCCGAACGCGATCATGTCCTGCGGCATCCGGTGCGCGGAGATCACGTCCACCTCGGGTTCGAGGCCGAACTCCGCGAGCGCGTCGGCGGCGTCCTTCATCACGGGCCAGTCCGAATCGGAGCCCATCACCACGGCGACGGTGTTCATGCGGGGGTCCCTCCCAGGATCGTGGTTGCGGCGCGGGCCCGACGGCGGACCTCGGCCAGGTCCGTGCCGGTCACCGTCACGTGGCCCAGTTTGCGGCCCGGGCGGACCGACTTGCCGTAGAGGTGGACCTTGGCGTCCGGGAAGGCAGCCATCAGGTCCGGGTAGGCCGAGGCCGGGTCCGCGAGTTCGGAGCCGAGCAGGTTCACCATGACCGACCACGGCGCGGTGGCGCTGGTGTCCCCGAGGGGCAGGTCGAGCACGGCCCGCAGGTGCTGCTCGAACTGGCTGGTCACGGAGCCGTCGAGGCTGAAGTGGCCGCTGTTGTGCGGGCGCATCGCGAGCTCGTTGACGAGCAGCACGCCGTCGGCGGCCTCGAACATCTCGACGGCGAGTACCCCGGTCACGTCCAGGCCGTCGGCGATCGTGCGGGCGATGTCCAGCGCATCCTCGGCCACGTGCACGGGCAGATCCGGTGCCGGGGCGATCACCTCGGCGCACACCCCGTTCGCCTGGACGGTCTCGACCACCGGCCAGGCGGCCACCTGCCCGCTCGGCCGCCGCGCGACGAGCGCGGCCAGCTCCCGGCGGAAGGCGACGCGCTCCTCGACGAGGATCTGCCCGTGGTCGGAGTCGAACCAGTGCGCGGCCTCGGCGGCGTCGTGCACCACCAGCACGCCCTTGCCGTCGTAGCCGCCGACCGGGACCTTCGCGATCACGGGCCAGCCGACGCGGTCTCCGAACGCGGTCAGCTCCTCCGGCGTGGCCACCGCCGCCCACCGCGGGCACGGCACCCCGAGCTCGGTGAGCCGGGTGCGCATCACGATCTTGTCCTGGGCGTGCCGG
Coding sequences within:
- a CDS encoding 5-(carboxyamino)imidazole ribonucleotide synthase; the encoded protein is MGPVVAVVGGGQLARMMAEPAGALQIHLRALVEAADGAAAQVIPDAPVGAAGDLEAVAAVAAGADVLTFEHEHVPQDLLTRLIADGVNVQPGPGALRHAQDKIVMRTRLTELGVPCPRWAAVATPEELTAFGDRVGWPVIAKVPVGGYDGKGVLVVHDAAEAAHWFDSDHGQILVEERVAFRRELAALVARRPSGQVAAWPVVETVQANGVCAEVIAPAPDLPVHVAEDALDIARTIADGLDVTGVLAVEMFEAADGVLLVNELAMRPHNSGHFSLDGSVTSQFEQHLRAVLDLPLGDTSATAPWSVMVNLLGSELADPASAYPDLMAAFPDAKVHLYGKSVRPGRKLGHVTVTGTDLAEVRRRARAATTILGGTPA